The DNA sequence TCAGTTTGGAGTAGGCGTGGTTATTGATTTGATACGATCGATCACTCTTCACTTCTACAGAAATGTGAACGGTATGGCACAACTTTGGTTAATCAATAATAGGTTTCAATTTGTGAGTATTGATGATATTAAATCTCAACTTAAACATGTAACCTGTGGAGTTCCACAAGGATCAGTGTTGGGACCAAAGTGATTCATACTTTACATAAATTATAGTTGTACTGTAAGtgatacattaaaatatgttatgtttgcaTATGAAACAAAGTTTTTGGGAGTAATAATAGATGATAAAATGTGTTGGAAGCCTcacctaaaatatataaaacagaaatgatCCAAGTCTATTTCTATCctttacaaaacaagagatcTACTGAATAAGAACCTTCATTTGTTGAACTTACTGTTTGTAttcaaaacatgtttaaattaagGCTTTATGGATTTATAACTTAAAGGGGTTattaatgtttgaaactcacaaagtcagaactaatctcaagtacagatgtgtgtcagttttgggtgtaaaattatggaattatggactaaatgatgatttttcagtttaaggtatcatgtgttttgtaacgatgtgaattattcagttaatgtcgtgtatataatgtatataatgtcatgtatataatgtatataatgtttataatgtatataatgtcatgtatataatgtatataatgtatataatgtatataatgtcatgtatataatgtatataatgtttataatgtatataatgtatataatgtcatgtttataatgtttataatgtatataatgtatataatgtcatgtttataatgtttataatgtatataatgtatgtaatgtttataatgtatataatgtttataatgtttataatgtCATGTATATAATGtctataatgtatataatgtcatgtatataatgtatataatgtttataatgtatataatgtatataatgtcatgtttataatgtttataatgtatataatgtttataatgtttataatgtatacaatgtatataatgtatataatgtatataatgtttataatgtatataatgtttataatgtttataatgtatataatgtttataatgtttataatgtttacatgtagatgttcaggaggCAGAAGTCAGCCTGGTCCTGTTTCAGTtactgtctgatggattcttttgtaaaaaacatgattttattttgtctttgttttgtttttgttttttgtaaccgaaataaagcattcattcacaacagcctctcctgtcctctcccctctgctctgtgtaaacagcctctcctgtcctctcctctcagctctgtgtaaacagcctctcctgtcctctcctctcctctcagctctgtgtaaacagcctctcctgtcctctcctctcagctctgtgtaaacagcctctcctgtcctctcctctctgctctgtgtaaacagcctctcctgtcctctcctctctgctctgtgtaaacagcctctcctgtcctctcctctcagctctgtgtaaacagcctctcctgtcctctcccctctgctctgtgtaaacagactctcctgtcctctcctctcctctcagctctgtgtaaacagcctctcctgtcctctcctctctgctctgtgtaaacagcctctcctgtcctctcccctcagctctgtgtaaacagcctctcctgtcctctcccctctgctctgtgtaaacagcctctcctgtcctctcctctcagctctgtgtaaacagcctctcctgtcctctcctctcagctctgtgtaaacagcctgtcctctcctctctgctctgtgtaaacagcctgtcctctcctctctgctctgtgtaaacagcctctcctgtcctctcctctctgctctgtgtaaacagcctctcctgtcctctcctctctgctctgtgtaaacagcctgtcctctcctctctgctctgtgtaaacagcctctcctgtcctctcctctctgctctgtgtaaacagcctctcctgtcctctcctctctgctctgtgtaaacagcctgtcctctcctctctgctctgtgtaaacagcctctcctgtcctctcctctctgctctgtgtaaacagcctctcctgtcctctcctctcagctctgtgtaaacagcctctcctgtcctctcctctctgctctgtgtaaacagcctctcctgtcctctcccctctgctctgtgtaaacagcctctcctgtcctctcccctctgctctgtgtaaacagcctctcctgtcctctcccctctgctctgtgtaaacagcctctcctgtcctctcctctctgctctgtgtaaacagcctctcctgtcctctcctctctgctctgtgtaaacagcctctcctgtcctctcctctctgctctgtgtaaacagcctctcctgtcctctcctctcagctctgtgtaaacagcctctcctgtcctctcccctctgctctgtgtaaacagcctctcctgtcctctcctctctgctctgtgtaaacagcctctcctgtcctctcctctctgctctgtgtaaacagcctctcctgtcctctcctctctgctctgtgtaaacagcctctcctgtcctctcctctctgctctgtgtaaacagcctctcctgtcctctcctctcagctctgtgtaaacagcctctcctgtcctctcccctctgctttgtgtaaacagcctctcctgtcctctcctctctgctctgtgtaaacagcctctcctgtcctctcctctctgctctgtgtaaacagcctctcctgtcctctcctctctgctctgtgtaaacagcctctcctgtcctctcctctcagctctgtgtaaacagcctctcctgtcctctcctctctgctctgtgtaaacagcctctcctgtcctctcctctcagctctgtgtaaacagcctctcctgtcctctcctctctgctctgtgtaaacagcctctcctgtcctctcccctcagctctgtgtaaacagcagaatttaatgtttttaacaggattaactggtttattttaaatgacacatggagaataaagactttctgtctgtttgtttgagacaaaaacactaaaacagcCTCAGATTTTGTTGTTTAGTGTCTCGCCCCCGCAGCCTTCACCGAGCCCCGGGGAGGACCCGCCGAGCCCCGGGGAGGACCCGGGGAGGACCCCCCGAGCCCCGGGGAGGACCCGGGGAGGACCCCCCGAGCCCCGGGGAGGACCCGGGGAGGACGGAGGGGGCGAGCCGGGAGAGGCTCCGCGGATAAAATGGAGATTACGGCTGTTAGCTTCATGAAGCTAACAGCCGCTAGCATCAAACAACACCGGAAGTCACTCCGAGCggagcttcaaaataaaaccacgaTACGAACTGATAACTActaaaacagtgaaaaacatTCAAACACAGACCGGATTATAAAACACAAGCTccatataatttaattaatatgatttatataataaaaaggGGCATCTGAAGCGAATCTAGACCGCtcaatgtgtatgtgtaatCATATTTTGAAAATCCGGACCGGATGTGGTAGTTATAAATGCCGCCACAGTGACGGAGCTCAGTCAGATCTCTCCCGCACCGCGGACCCGCCGCCCCCGCACCGCCTCCCGCACCCAGCAGGCCCGGAGCCCCGCCAGGCGGCTCGGGCCCCGGCCCGCACACTCACCGAGGCACCGCAGGCCGCTGTCCCGGGTCCGGAGGCTGGAGGTGTCCGGGGTCCGGAGGCTGGAGGAGCTGTCCCCGGGCCGGGCTGGGGCTGCAGGCCGGGCTGGAGGAGCTGTCCCCGGGCCGGGCTGGGGCTGCAGGCCGGGCTGGAGGAGCTGTCCCCGGGCCGGGCTGGGGCTGCAGGCCGGGCTGGAGGAGCTGTCCCCGGGCCGGGCTGGGGCTGCAGGCCGGGCTGGAGGAGCTGTCCCCGGGCCGGGCTGGGGCTGCAGGCCGGGCTGGAGGAGCTGTCCCCGGGCCGGGCTGGGGCTGCAGGCCGGAGGCTGGAGGTGTTGAGGCGGGCCGTGAGACGAGCAGCAGCCGCTTCTTGTTCTCCTCCTGCGGGATGAAAGGACTTCCGCAGACTGCCGCTGCGTGAAGCGCCACGCACCGAGGACACCCGGACCcgacaaaataaaagacgtCCGGTCAAAATGCTGCCCTTCAAAGTTAAAGCAGCCCAAACAGAATCACAATGAAATGTGTTGTTAAGatgaaataaactaaaaaacagattaatgtATCAGTTTATTAGACCTTctgtacattttacatattaTTAATGGAaaattattcctttttttttcagttaaaaaagGTGTGatgttaaagggttaaaaccttTATGACTCGTTTTAAGTggacaaaatattaatttataagatttttacagcagtttttGGGAAGTGGTGGATTATCGGCTCCAGGGACAAATTAGTACGTTTATTTAAGGATCACATGAGGGttgagataataataattatattaataataatataatgcaacaataataataatataatcataacTTCACAAtaacagcagctcaagatatagacacaaagatataaaaaataagaccatatacacacattataacattatatacatacatttctgctacgttgcatttatatatatatatatacacacacacacacacacattattgtgttgtttgttttcctgattgcatttttcagactttgcccattggataaaatatatttcatcaTGTTAAACAGGtttaataagttgttgcatgtcgtatgaacatcaatgaataaatatatttaaacatatgcAGATAAACACTGTAGTATAAATATGTGTATGACAAATAATAAACAGGAAAAAGACATAAGTAGATGTAAACAGTTATAGAGCAGATTAATAAGTcttatagtatttatttattctataatGTGTTTATATTGAAGTTGtctcagaaaaacaaactatttagtggtgttatgattattattgatcatatcatttgtattattatttttattttattttattattaaactcttaacttattgttattattatatcagtAGTTCCTGTtggactaataataataatcctatattaatatttattgatATTGAGAGTCTGATCAGTCTCTTATTGATCATTAATGATCGATCAGCTGCTCGCTGACAGCCAGATCACGTGAGCCTTCCTCTCGCGAGACGTGACGCGGCTGGTCGCGGGATCTGCAGCCTGAGAGCTGGTGGAGCTGGAGCTCGTCCTGCTGCGGTAAGAACcgggaccagaaccagaaccatcCGCGGGCACGGCGCGCGGGCACGGCCCCGACACACGGCGCGTGTGTGTCGGTGCTCGGTGGCCGCGTGCACGCGCCCGCGGTGCGTGGAGGCGGATGGGGGGCGTGCGTGTCTCTGGACCTGAatgagaggatggaggaggctGCAGCCGCCTGGCGGGCACGCGCGCTGCCTGACGGGCGGGCACGCGCACCGCGGTGTTGTTGTTTGGTCGCGTTTCCGGTTCGTGTAACAGCTGAGAcggtgtgcgcgtgcgtgcgttttgtgtgtgtgtgtgtgtgtgtgtgtcaggtgaccTTCACTGAGGTCACAGGTCAGCAGCTCACCTGACGTGACGTCACCGGGGGGGCGGGGGCTCGTTATTGactctttaaaatgattattaataCCATAGatgatcaataaaataaatattataatataatataaatgaaatataatgatCAAACACATTGATccctaatatattattattattattattattattattagggcccgagcaggcagcGACCTGTAAGATTTTGccgattttattgatcggcccctaggtggcgctctggcggcagtttaatttaatgagtgccactgtgcccagaccacaagacttaaggcaatgaaattcacaggggtggtatagactggtccccgtaacgcacacaccccgatggcagcatgccccgacacgcgtggactgcgagggcccgttcagtactgcgcgcagtcctagttattattattattattattattaatgatgtatttatgtgagcagtttttactgattttaactactaatataCTGTAACATGGGTTCATTGATTAATAAGCAACACGGCAGGAAACTTTATTCACCACCATAACTGTGttactgtagctaactgccgctaacggaggatcttcttaacgagccgaagcttgttaagaagagcctccggccccgcaactctttaagaagagtaagaaggagtcgctggatttgtcttcaGACTCTTTCTTGAAAAacagtcactaagggggtctgaaaagtcgctaaatttagcaacaaagtcgctaagttgacAACACTGCATCACCAGCTTGTACATTTAGCAACAGGTTTCTGCTGGTCTCTGCTGGTTTCTGTTGGTTTCTGCTGGTTTCTGTTGGTTTCTGTTGGTTTCTGCTGGTTTCTGCTAGTTTATGTTGGTTTCTGCAGGTTTCTGTAGGTTTCTGTTGGTTTCTGCTAGTTTATGTTGGTTTCTGCAGGTTTCTGCTGGTTTCTGCTGGTTTCTGCTAGTTTATGTTGGTTTCTGCTGGTTTCTGTTGGTTTCTGCTGGTTTCTGTTGGTTTCTGTTGGTTTCTGCTAGTTTCTGTTGGTTTCTGCAGGTTTCTGTAGGTTTCTGCTGGTTTCTGTAGGTTTCTCTGCTGGTTTCTGTAGGTTTCTGTTGGTTTCCGTTGGTTTCTGCTAGTTTATGTTGGTTTATGCTGGTTTCTGTTGGTTTCTGCTGGTTTCTGTTGGTTTCTGTTGGTCTCTGCTAGTTTCTGTTGGTTTCTGCAGGTTTCTGTAGGTTTCTCTGCTGGTTTCTGTTGGTTTCTGTTGGTTTCTGCTGGTTTCTGTTGGTTTCTGCTGGTTTCAGTTGGTTTCTGTTGATTTCTGCTAGTTTCTGTTGGTTTCTGTAGGTTTCTTTAGCTTTCTCTGCTGGTTTCTGTTGGTTTCTTTAGGTTTCTCTGCTGGTTTCTGTTGGTTTCTGCTGGTTTCTGCAGGTTTCTGCTGATTTCTGCAGGCTTCTGTTGGTTTCTGCAGGTTTCTGTTGGTTTCTGCTAGTTTCTGCTAATTTCTGTTGGTTTCTGTTGGTTTATGCTGGTTTCTCTGCTGGTTTCTGCTGGTTTTTCTGCTGGTTTCTACTGGTTTCTTCTGGTTTCTGCAGGTTTCTGCTGGTTTCTTCTGGTTCCTGTTGGTTTCTGCAGGTTTCTGCTGGTTTTTCTGCTGGTTTCTGTTGGTTTCTGTAGGTTTCTGCTGGTTTCTGCTGGTTTCTTCTGGTTCCTGTTGGTTTCTGCAGGTTTCTGCTGGTTTTTCTGCTGGTTTTTCTGTTGGTTTCTGTAGGTTTCTGCTGGTTTCTTCTGGTTTTTCTGCTGGTTTCTTCTGGTTTCTGCTGGTTTCTTCTGGTTCCTGTTGGTTTCTGCAGGTTTCTGCTGGTTTTTCTGCTGGTTTCTGTAGGTTTCTGCTGGTTTCTCTGCTGGTTTCTGCTGGTTTTTCTACTGGTTTCTACTGGTTTCTTCTGGTTTCTTCTGGTTCCTGTTGGTTTCTGCAGGTTTCTGCTGGTTTTTCTGCTGGTTTATGTTGGTTTCTGCTAGTTTCTGCAGGTTTCTGCTAGTTTCTCTGCTGGTTTCTACTGGTTTCTCTACAGGTTTTGCtggtttctgtgaatttagcaGCCGTTTGTTGATGACAGAGTCGTTTTCCGTCCTGAGACGCAGGGACAGAGAGTTTCCTGCGTCCTCTTCAGGCTTTATTGTGTCAATGACACTCTAACCGTGCTGAGCAGCGTCTGGGGACGGGGACAAAGAACCCCGATGCATCATGGGTATCGTAGtttttgaaaacaaacaaattgcaAAATGaggattaaaatgtgatttgttgtaaattaattgatttattgtgtgtgtgtgtctgtgtgtctgtgtgtgtgtgtgtgtgtgtctgtgtgtgtgtgtgtgtgtgtgtgtgtgtgtgtgtgtgtgtctgtgtgtgtgtgtgtgtgtgtgtgtgtgtgtgtgtgtgtgtgtgtagtggggTCATGGAGGTGTCGTCTCACAGCctcttcctgctgcagcagctcaacGTCCAGAGAGAGTTCGGCTTCCTGTGTGACTGCACCGTCGCCATCGGCAACGTTTACTTCAAAGCTCACCGCGCCGTGCTGGCCGCCTTCTCCAACTACTTCAAGATGATCTTCATCCACCAGTCCAGGTCCACAACACCTACACCTGGTCCACAGCACCTACACCTGGTCCACAACACCTACACCTGGTCCACAGCACCTACACCTGGTCCACAACACCTACACCTGGTCCACAGCACCTACACCTGGTCCACAGCACCTACACCTGGTCCAGATCACCTACACCTGGTCCACAACACCTACATCTGGTCCACAACACCTACACCTGGTCCACAGCACCTAAACCAGGTCCACAACACCTACACCTGCACAACACAGCACCTAAACCAGGTCCACAACACCTACACCTGCATTACACAACACCTACACCTGGTCCACAACACCTACACCTGGTCCACAACACCTACACCTGGTCCACATCACCTACACCTGGTCCACATCACCTACACCTGGTCCACAACACCTACACCTGGTCCACAACACTTACACCTAGTCCAAATCACCTACACCTGGTCCACATCACCTACACCTGGTCCAAATCACCTACACCTGGTCCACAACACCTACACCTGGTTCAGATCACCTACACCTGGTCCACAACACTTACACCTAGTCCAAATCACCTACACCTGGTCCACAACACCTACACCTGGTCCAAATCACCTACACCTGGTCCACAACACCTACACCTGGTCCACATCACCTACACCTGGTCCACATCACCTACACCTGGTCTACATCACCTACACCTGGTTCAGATCACCTACACCTGGTCCACAACACTTACACCTAGTCCAAATCACCTACACCTGGTCCACATCACCTACACCTGGTCCAAATCACCTACACCTGGTCCACAACACCTACACCTGGTCCACAACACCTACACCTGGTCCACATCACCTACACCTGGTCCACATCACCTACACCTGGTTCAGATCACCTACACCTGGTCCACAACACTTACACCTAGTCCAAATCACCTACACCTGGTCCACATCACCTACACCTGGTCCAAATCACCTACACCTGGTCCACAACACCTACACCTGGTCCACAACACCTACACCTGGTCCACATCACCTACACCTGCTCCACATCACCTAACCTGGTCCACAACACCTACACCTGCTCCACATCACCTACACTTGGTCCACAACACCTACACCTGGTCCACAGCACCTACACTTGGTCCACAACACCTACACCTGGTCCACAacacctacacctggtcagctccatgtggttttattcatgattactaatctgtctgtctgtctgtctgtctgtcctcagtgAGTGTATAAAGATCCAGCCCACAGACATCCAGCCGGACGTCTTCAGCTACCTGCTCCACATCATGTATACCGGCATGTGTCCGAAGCAGCCGGTGGACCAGAGCCGTCTGCAGGACGGCATCAAGTTCCTCCACGCCTACCAGCTGTGCCGGAAACCCGGCGAGGGCGCCGCCGACGCCGCTGCCGACATGGTCCGCATGTCCAACCTGTACGGCATTCAGATCTCCTCCCAGCTGGCCAACAAGGACGCCCCCGGGGTCCCCAAGACCAGCGGCGCATCCCGCGGCGCCGCCGAGGACGGACGCTCCTCCGGCCGGGGGGGGAGGGCCCACTCCCAGCTGTCCCTCGCCGTCGGACTGGAAGGGATCCCGTCAGATCGGCAGGCCTCGGCGCTACGCAACGTCTGCTCCGTGGCGTCCGGGGACGACTCCGACATCTCGACTCGCATTAAGCAGGAgcgtgtggaggaggaggagggggacgaGGAGGCGCCGGGGCCGGGGTCTCCATCTCAGAGCAGCAGTCCCTCTCAGAGCCTCCTGTTCAAAGACCGGCCCTTGGTCCTGCTGTGTCCCCGCTGCGGGGAGCGCTGCTCCTCCCCCGAGGACCTGCGGGAGCACCTGTTCAGCCACGCCCTCGACCCGGCCCGCCTGATGGAGGGGCTGTCGCAGGGCGGCGAGCTGGACGCCGGCGTGGAGGAGGGGCCGGCGGGGGCGCAGGAGCAGCTGGACGCAGGGTGTCTGGAGGAGGCGCTGAGACAGAGTCAGGCGCTCGCCAACCAGCTGGCCGCagagctgaggaggagcagggggggGAGCAGCCCCACgcccgccgccgccgccacccTGCACTCCCGGAAACGTAAGATCGCCTGCGCCGTCTGCAGCCTGCGCTTCTCCCACAAGAGCCAGCTCCAGGAGCACATGTACACGCACACCGGCAAACCGTCACGCTACCACCGCTACAACCGCCTCTGTAGCCAGCTCTTCCAGGCCTCCGCACACTTCTGCGAGGGCGCCGCGGAGCCCgggggagggggcggggcctcgTCGGGCGTCGCGCCCTCTGATGAAGCGAACAGGGACACTCAGGACAACGGCAGCTCCTGCTACTCCCTGGACTCTGAGATCTCCCAGGAGAGCGTGGACGGCGTCCCTGTGGAGTGATGTTTGACCACCAGGAGCAGACGGGTTCTAGGTTCTCTGGTTCTGGGTACCCTGGTTCTGGGTTCTCTGGTTCTGGGTTCTCTGGTTCTGGGTTCTCTGGTTCTGGGTTCTCTGATTCTGGACTCGGTCCGGTTCCCGGTCACGGCTGCGAATTCAGTCGATCGACAGGAAATCAATCAGAAACTATTTGGAAAATGGATGAATtgttttgagtaattttttttaagaaaaagggaATTCTCTGGTTtcatgtgaatattttctgtttttctacaaACAAACTGAATCTCTGACAGTCGCACAAGACGAGACAGTCAAAGAGACTTTTTCACTGCCGACAACACGAATAATGAGTCATCAACCCATTCAGGCCTCAAACGgctgtaaaaactgcctgtaaaacctctgattggtgattttaaaatcagcccctaaaacctgaagtttttctgtaaatccaacagaagtgtcaactcttcctactaaataatagattttcagcctctgtagcagatagaaatgaaattcataaagtatctgagagcttatagctgttatatctgagctccctccgctatagtcgtcttcaccatgatttataacttttggaaaagtcccatgatgcattgcgacactcccacatggattctgatgcatttcattggccaag is a window from the Centropristis striata isolate RG_2023a ecotype Rhode Island chromosome 18, C.striata_1.0, whole genome shotgun sequence genome containing:
- the zbtb25 gene encoding zinc finger and BTB domain-containing protein 25 isoform X1; the protein is MHHGGVMEVSSHSLFLLQQLNVQREFGFLCDCTVAIGNVYFKAHRAVLAAFSNYFKMIFIHQSSECIKIQPTDIQPDVFSYLLHIMYTGMCPKQPVDQSRLQDGIKFLHAYQLCRKPGEGAADAAADMVRMSNLYGIQISSQLANKDAPGVPKTSGASRGAAEDGRSSGRGGRAHSQLSLAVGLEGIPSDRQASALRNVCSVASGDDSDISTRIKQERVEEEEGDEEAPGPGSPSQSSSPSQSLLFKDRPLVLLCPRCGERCSSPEDLREHLFSHALDPARLMEGLSQGGELDAGVEEGPAGAQEQLDAGCLEEALRQSQALANQLAAELRRSRGGSSPTPAAAATLHSRKRKIACAVCSLRFSHKSQLQEHMYTHTGKPSRYHRYNRLCSQLFQASAHFCEGAAEPGGGGGASSGVAPSDEANRDTQDNGSSCYSLDSEISQESVDGVPVE
- the zbtb25 gene encoding zinc finger and BTB domain-containing protein 25 isoform X2, whose amino-acid sequence is MEVSSHSLFLLQQLNVQREFGFLCDCTVAIGNVYFKAHRAVLAAFSNYFKMIFIHQSSECIKIQPTDIQPDVFSYLLHIMYTGMCPKQPVDQSRLQDGIKFLHAYQLCRKPGEGAADAAADMVRMSNLYGIQISSQLANKDAPGVPKTSGASRGAAEDGRSSGRGGRAHSQLSLAVGLEGIPSDRQASALRNVCSVASGDDSDISTRIKQERVEEEEGDEEAPGPGSPSQSSSPSQSLLFKDRPLVLLCPRCGERCSSPEDLREHLFSHALDPARLMEGLSQGGELDAGVEEGPAGAQEQLDAGCLEEALRQSQALANQLAAELRRSRGGSSPTPAAAATLHSRKRKIACAVCSLRFSHKSQLQEHMYTHTGKPSRYHRYNRLCSQLFQASAHFCEGAAEPGGGGGASSGVAPSDEANRDTQDNGSSCYSLDSEISQESVDGVPVE